Proteins from a genomic interval of Acinonyx jubatus isolate Ajub_Pintada_27869175 chromosome B4, VMU_Ajub_asm_v1.0, whole genome shotgun sequence:
- the KCNJ4 gene encoding inward rectifier potassium channel 4, with protein sequence MHGHSRNGQAHVPRRKRRNRFVKKNGQCNVYFANLSNKSQRYMADIFTTCVDTRWRYMLMIFSAAFLVSWLFFGLLFWCIAFFHGDLEAGPAAASAGAAGAAAAAAAAAGGAPPGGGAAAPVAPKPCIMHVNGFLGAFLFSVETQTTIGYGFRCVTEECPLAVIAVVVQSIVGCVIDSFMIGTIMAKMARPKKRAQTLLFSHHAVISVRDGKLCLMWRVGNLRKSHIVEAHVRAQLIKPYMTQEGEYLPLDQRDLNVGYDIGLDRIFLVSPIIIVHEIDEDSPLYGMGKEELESEDFEIVVILEGMVEATAMTTQARSSYLASEILWGHRFEPVVFEEKSHYKVDYSRFHKTYEVAGTPCCSARELQESKITVLPAPPPPPSAFCYENELALMSQEEEVMEEEAAAAAAVAAGLGLEAGSKEEAGIIRMLEFGSHLDLERMQATLPLDNISYRRESAI encoded by the coding sequence ATGCACGGGCACAGCCGCAACGGGCAGGCCCACGTGCCCCGGCGGAAACGCCGCAACCGCTTCGTCAAGAAGAACGGCCAATGCAACGTCTACTTCGCCAACCTGAGCAACAAGTCGCAGCGCTACATGGCGGACATCTTCACCACGTGCGTGGACACGCGCTGGCGCTACATGCTCATGATCTTCTCCGCGGCCTTCCTCGTCTCCTGGCTCTTCTTCGGCCTCCTCTTCTGGTGTATCGCCTTCTTCCACGGCGACCTGGAGGCCGGCCCGGCGGCGGCgtcggcgggggcggcgggggcggcggcggcggcggcggcggcggcggggggggccCCGCCGGGCGGTGGCGCGGCGGCCCCGGTGGCccccaagccctgcatcatgcaCGTGAACGGCTTCCTGGGCGCCTTCCTGTTCTCGGTGGAGACGCAGACGACCATCGGCTACGGGTTCCGGTGCGTGACGGAGGAGTGCCCGCTGGCGGTCATCGCCGTGGTGGTCCAGTCCATCGTGGGCTGCGTCATCGACTCCTTCATGATCGGCACCATCATGGCCAAGATGGCCCGGCCCAAGAAGCGGGCGCAGACGCTGCTGTTCAGCCACCACGCGGTCATCTCGGTGCGCGACGGCAAGCTGTGCCTGATGTGGCGCGTGGGCAACCTGCGCAAGAGCCACATCGTGGAGGCCCACGTGCGGGCCCAGCTCATCAAGCCCTACATGACCCAGGAGGGCGAGTACCTGCCGCTGGACCAGCGGGACCTCAACGTGGGCTACGACATCGGCCTGGACCGCATCTTCCTGGTGTCGCCCATCATCATCGTCCACGAGATCGACGAGGACAGCCCGCTCTACGGCATGGGCAAGGAGGAGCTGGAGTCGGAGGACTTTGAGATCGTGGTCATCCTCGAGGGCATGGTGGAGGCCACCGCCATGACCACCCAGGCCCGCAGCTCCTACCTGGCCAGCGAGATCCTGTGGGGCCACCGCTTCGAGCCCGTGGTCTTCGAGGAGAAGAGCCACTACAAGGTGGACTACTCGCGCTTCCACAAGACCTACGAGGTGGCCGGCACGCCCTGCTGCTCGGCCCGGGAGCTGCAGGAGAGCAAGATCACCGTGCTGCctgccccgccgcccccgcccagTGCCTTCTGCTACGAGAACGAGCTGGCCCTCATgagccaggaggaggaggtgatGGAGGAGGAggccgcggccgccgcggccGTGGCCGCAGGCCTGGGCCTGGAGGCGGGCTCCAAGGAGGAGGCGGGCATCATCCGAATGCTGGAGTTTGGCAGCCACCTGGATCTGGAACGCATGCAAGCCACCCTCCCGCTGGACAACATCTCCTACCGCAGGGAGTCCGCCATCTGA